The Saccharothrix variisporea genome has a segment encoding these proteins:
- a CDS encoding TetR/AcrR family transcriptional regulator, producing the protein MPRLTRAESQARTRDLLTDTAQRLFLRDGYHATSLDKVAEAAGFSKGAVYSNFRNKDELCLVVLDRLYAERIAEIGRAFSGGTLEDRFRAFEEYAEGMLGDAPRTQFEVEFALQARQNRELQADLGRRDALVVSALEQLVQSQVDEFGLTPLLPARELARTLLSLGIGLGVQRFVVQDVLPVRVLTDTVRVLLGVRREA; encoded by the coding sequence GTGCCCCGACTGACCCGCGCGGAGAGCCAGGCCCGCACCCGCGACCTGCTCACCGACACCGCACAACGCCTCTTCCTCCGCGACGGCTACCACGCCACCTCCCTGGACAAGGTCGCCGAAGCCGCCGGCTTCTCCAAGGGCGCGGTGTACTCGAACTTCCGCAACAAGGACGAGCTGTGCCTGGTCGTCCTGGACCGGCTCTACGCCGAGCGGATCGCCGAGATCGGGCGGGCGTTCAGCGGTGGGACGCTGGAGGACCGGTTCCGGGCGTTCGAGGAGTACGCGGAGGGCATGCTCGGCGACGCGCCCCGGACCCAGTTCGAGGTGGAGTTCGCGTTGCAGGCGCGGCAGAACCGGGAGCTGCAGGCGGACCTGGGGCGGCGGGACGCGCTGGTGGTCAGCGCCCTGGAGCAGTTGGTCCAGTCCCAGGTGGACGAGTTCGGGTTGACGCCGTTGCTGCCTGCCCGGGAGTTGGCGCGGACGTTGCTCAGCTTGGGCATCGGGCTGGGGGTGCAGCGGTTCGTGGTGCAGGACGTCCTGCCGGTGCGGGTGCTCACGGATACGGTGCGCGTGCTGCTCGGTGTCCGGCGGGAGGCGTAG
- a CDS encoding S8 family peptidase, giving the protein MGDARTTRRTAILGLAGISAVTLAFSTAGVASAEADVLAADRADAVAGSYVVVLRDSASPRAASADTASALVGKYGGKVQVAWRHALNGFHATDLSAGQARRLAADPRVQYVQADLPVHVTGTQTNPPSWGLDRIDQQNLPLDSSYTYPNTASNVRAYIIDTGIRTTHQDFGGRATWGTNTVDSNNTDCHGHGTHVAGTVGGTAHGVAKEVKLIAVKVLNCQGSGTTAGVVNGVDWVTQNAVKPAVANMSLGGGADTALDNAVRNSISSGVTYAVASGNDNANACNYSPARVAEAISTNASTNTDARASFSNYGTCTDIFAPGQNITSTWNTSDSATNTISGTSMASPHVAGAAALYLSSNPTATPSAVQTALVNAATSGKITNPGTGSANKLLYVGGTTPSGPSVNNPGNQTGTVGTAVNLTVTATGGTPPYTFSFTGLPPGLTGGSNGTVTGTPTTSGTYNVTVTVTDSASRTGSATFTWTIREPGTGCDPVTNDTDVAIGDFSDVNSPITLNCTGTASATTQVTVNIVHTYIGDLIVDLVAPDGTVYNLHNRSGGSADNINRTYTVNASSETAAGTWKLRVRDQAAIDTGRIDSWTLDV; this is encoded by the coding sequence ATGGGAGACGCCCGCACCACCAGAAGGACGGCCATACTCGGCCTGGCCGGCATATCGGCCGTGACCTTGGCGTTCAGCACCGCCGGCGTGGCCTCGGCCGAAGCCGACGTGCTGGCCGCCGACCGCGCGGACGCCGTCGCCGGCTCGTACGTCGTGGTCCTGCGCGACAGCGCCTCGCCCCGCGCCGCCTCGGCGGACACCGCGAGCGCCCTGGTCGGCAAGTACGGCGGCAAGGTCCAGGTCGCCTGGCGGCACGCCCTCAACGGCTTCCACGCCACGGACCTGTCGGCCGGCCAAGCGCGCCGGCTCGCGGCCGACCCGCGCGTGCAGTACGTGCAGGCGGACCTGCCCGTCCACGTCACCGGCACGCAGACCAACCCGCCGTCGTGGGGCCTGGACCGCATCGACCAGCAGAACCTGCCGCTGGACAGCAGCTACACCTACCCCAACACGGCGAGCAACGTCCGGGCCTACATCATCGACACCGGCATCCGGACCACCCACCAGGACTTCGGCGGTCGCGCCACCTGGGGCACCAACACCGTCGACAGCAACAACACCGACTGCCACGGCCACGGCACCCACGTGGCGGGCACGGTCGGCGGCACCGCGCACGGCGTGGCCAAGGAGGTCAAGCTCATCGCGGTGAAGGTGCTCAACTGCCAGGGCTCCGGCACCACCGCGGGCGTCGTCAACGGCGTCGACTGGGTGACCCAGAACGCGGTCAAGCCGGCCGTGGCCAACATGTCCCTGGGCGGCGGCGCCGACACCGCGCTGGACAACGCCGTGCGCAACTCGATCTCCTCGGGCGTCACCTACGCGGTCGCGTCGGGCAACGACAACGCCAACGCCTGCAACTACTCGCCGGCGCGCGTGGCCGAGGCGATCAGCACCAACGCCTCCACCAACACCGACGCGCGGGCGTCGTTCTCCAACTACGGCACCTGCACGGACATCTTCGCGCCGGGCCAGAACATCACGTCGACCTGGAACACCAGCGACTCGGCGACCAACACCATCTCCGGCACCTCGATGGCGTCGCCGCACGTGGCGGGTGCGGCGGCGCTGTACCTGTCGAGCAACCCGACGGCGACCCCGTCTGCGGTGCAGACGGCGCTGGTGAACGCGGCCACCTCGGGCAAGATCACCAACCCGGGTACCGGTTCGGCGAACAAGCTGCTGTACGTCGGCGGCACCACCCCCAGCGGCCCCTCGGTGAACAACCCGGGCAACCAGACCGGCACCGTGGGCACCGCGGTCAACCTGACCGTCACGGCCACCGGCGGCACCCCGCCGTACACGTTCTCCTTCACCGGCCTGCCCCCGGGCCTGACCGGCGGCTCGAACGGCACGGTCACCGGCACCCCGACCACCTCGGGTACCTACAACGTGACCGTGACGGTGACGGACTCGGCGTCGCGCACGGGTAGCGCCACGTTCACGTGGACCATCCGCGAGCCCGGCACGGGCTGCGACCCGGTCACCAACGACACCGACGTGGCGATCGGCGACTTCTCCGACGTCAACAGCCCGATCACGCTGAACTGCACCGGCACCGCCTCGGCGACCACGCAGGTGACGGTCAACATCGTGCACACCTACATCGGCGACCTGATCGTCGACCTGGTGGCGCCGGACGGCACCGTCTACAACCTGCACAACCGCTCGGGCGGCAGCGCGGACAACATCAACCGCACCTACACGGTGAACGCCTCCTCGGAGACGGCCGCCGGCACCTGGAAGCTGCGCGTCCGCGACCAGGCCGCCATCGACACGGGCCGCATCGACAGCTGGACCCTCGACGTGTGA
- the ctaD gene encoding cytochrome c oxidase subunit I, whose protein sequence is MTALKPEPVITHPGAARRRPKGAALLALFKTTDPKQIGLLYLTTSFAFFMIGGLMALLIRGELARPGLQFLSTEQYNQLFTMHGTIMLLLYATPILFGFANYILPLQIGAPDVAFPRLNAFSYWLFLFGGTMVVISFMTPGGAADFGWTAYTPLTSAVHSPGVGADLWIMGLAVSGLGTILGGVNMATTVCCLRAPGMTMFRMPIFTWNIFVTSILILLAFPILTAALMGLAADRHLGAHVFDPANGGVILWQHLFWFFGHPEVYIVALPFFGIVSEIFPVFSRKPLFGYKGLVFATFAIAALSVAVWAHHMFATGAVLLPFFSLMTFLIAVPTGIKFFNWIGTMWRGQLSFETPMLFSVGFLVTFLLGGLTGILLASPPVDFHVTDTYFVVAHFHYVLFGTIVFATYAGIYFWFPKMTGRMLNEPLGKLHFWTTFIGFHLTFLIQHWLGNIGFPRRYADYLPQDGFTTMNTISTIGAFLLGASVLPFVWNVFRSYRFGDPANADDPWGFGNSLEWATSSPPPRHNFTELPRIRSERPAFELHYPHMVERMREEAHFSITKPGKHRVKPDEATEVALASTDRDIKTTDKDDQD, encoded by the coding sequence ATGACCGCGCTCAAGCCGGAACCCGTCATCACCCATCCGGGTGCCGCCCGCCGACGCCCCAAGGGCGCCGCGCTGCTCGCGCTGTTCAAGACCACCGACCCGAAGCAGATCGGGCTGCTCTACCTGACCACGTCGTTCGCGTTCTTCATGATCGGCGGCCTGATGGCGCTGCTCATCCGGGGCGAGCTGGCGCGGCCGGGCCTGCAGTTCCTGTCGACCGAGCAGTACAACCAGCTGTTCACCATGCACGGCACGATCATGCTGCTGCTGTACGCGACGCCGATCCTGTTCGGCTTCGCCAACTACATCCTGCCGCTGCAGATCGGCGCCCCGGACGTCGCGTTCCCCCGCCTGAACGCCTTCTCGTACTGGCTGTTCCTGTTCGGCGGCACGATGGTGGTCATCAGCTTCATGACCCCGGGCGGCGCGGCCGACTTCGGCTGGACCGCCTACACCCCGCTGACCTCGGCGGTCCACTCCCCCGGCGTCGGCGCGGACCTGTGGATCATGGGCCTGGCGGTGTCCGGCCTGGGCACCATCCTCGGCGGCGTGAACATGGCGACCACGGTGTGCTGCCTGCGCGCGCCCGGCATGACCATGTTCCGGATGCCGATCTTCACCTGGAACATCTTCGTCACCAGCATCCTGATCCTGCTGGCCTTCCCGATCCTCACCGCGGCGCTGATGGGCCTGGCCGCCGACCGCCACCTGGGCGCGCACGTGTTCGACCCGGCCAACGGCGGCGTGATCCTGTGGCAGCACCTGTTCTGGTTCTTCGGCCACCCCGAGGTCTACATCGTGGCGCTGCCGTTCTTCGGGATCGTCAGCGAGATCTTTCCGGTCTTCAGCCGCAAACCGCTGTTCGGCTACAAGGGCCTGGTGTTCGCCACCTTCGCGATCGCCGCGCTGTCGGTGGCGGTGTGGGCGCACCACATGTTCGCCACCGGAGCCGTGCTGCTGCCGTTCTTCTCGCTGATGACGTTCCTGATCGCGGTGCCGACCGGCATCAAGTTCTTCAACTGGATCGGCACCATGTGGCGGGGCCAGCTGTCGTTCGAGACGCCGATGTTGTTCAGCGTCGGCTTCCTGGTCACGTTCCTGCTGGGCGGCCTGACCGGCATCCTCCTGGCCTCGCCCCCGGTCGACTTCCACGTCACCGACACCTACTTCGTGGTCGCCCACTTCCACTACGTGCTGTTCGGCACGATCGTGTTCGCCACCTACGCGGGCATCTACTTCTGGTTCCCGAAGATGACCGGCCGGATGCTCAACGAACCACTGGGCAAGCTGCACTTCTGGACCACGTTCATCGGCTTCCACCTGACGTTCCTGATCCAGCACTGGCTGGGCAACATCGGCTTCCCGCGCCGGTACGCGGACTACCTGCCGCAGGACGGCTTCACCACGATGAACACGATCTCGACCATCGGCGCGTTCCTGCTGGGCGCCTCAGTCCTGCCGTTCGTGTGGAACGTCTTCCGCAGCTACCGCTTCGGCGACCCAGCCAACGCCGACGACCCGTGGGGCTTCGGCAACTCCCTCGAATGGGCGACCTCCTCCCCACCACCACGCCACAACTTCACCGAACTGCCCCGAATCCGCTCGGAACGCCCGGCGTTCGAACTGCACTACCCGCACATGGTGGAGCGGATGCGCGAGGAAGCACACTTCTCGATCACCAAGCCCGGCAAACACCGCGTGAAGCCGGACGAGGCCACCGAGGTGGCGCTGGCATCGACCGACAGAGACATCAAGACCACCGACAAGGACGACCAGGACTAG
- a CDS encoding slipin family protein — translation MVFDIVIGVLGLAALGLASSARVIKQFEQGLVFRFGRVQQALRGPGLTMIVPGVDRLKKVNLQIVTLPIPAQDGITRDNVTVRVDAVVYFKVVDPVKAVVTVEDYRFAMLQVAQTSLRSIIGKSELDDLLSNRERLNQGLELMIDNPAVSWGIDIDRVEIKDVALPESMKRSMSRQAEAERERRARIITADGELQASLKLSEAAARMADTPAALQLRLLQTIVEVAAEKNSTLVLPFPVELLRFLERASAHISQQVTPSEAEPEPEQLPG, via the coding sequence ATGGTCTTCGACATCGTCATCGGCGTCCTCGGACTGGCCGCGCTGGGCCTGGCGTCCTCGGCCCGCGTGATCAAGCAGTTCGAGCAAGGCCTGGTGTTCCGGTTCGGCCGCGTGCAGCAGGCGCTGCGCGGACCGGGGTTGACCATGATCGTGCCGGGCGTGGACCGGCTCAAGAAGGTGAACCTGCAGATCGTCACCCTGCCCATCCCGGCGCAGGACGGCATCACCCGCGACAACGTCACCGTCCGGGTGGACGCGGTCGTGTACTTCAAGGTCGTGGACCCGGTGAAGGCGGTCGTCACGGTCGAGGACTACCGGTTCGCCATGCTCCAGGTCGCGCAGACCTCGCTGCGCTCGATCATCGGCAAGAGCGAGCTGGACGACCTGCTGTCCAACCGGGAACGGCTCAACCAGGGCCTGGAGCTGATGATCGACAACCCGGCCGTGTCGTGGGGCATCGACATCGACCGGGTGGAGATCAAGGACGTGGCCCTGCCGGAGAGCATGAAGCGGTCCATGTCCAGGCAGGCGGAGGCCGAGCGCGAGCGGCGTGCCCGCATCATCACCGCGGACGGCGAGCTGCAGGCGTCGCTGAAGCTGTCCGAGGCGGCGGCCCGCATGGCCGACACGCCCGCCGCGCTCCAGCTGCGGCTGCTGCAGACCATCGTCGAGGTGGCGGCGGAGAAGAACTCGACCCTCGTGCTGCCCTTCCCGGTGGAACTGCTGAGGTTCTTGGAACGGGCCTCGGCGCACATATCGCAGCAGGTCACGCCCTCCGAGGCCGAGCCAGAGCCGGAGCAGCTCCCCGGCTGA
- a CDS encoding PIG-L deacetylase family protein, producing the protein MPTFAFVAAHPDDDAYGAAGTVALHAGDPDFRFVLVHATSGEAGDIREGFPATRETLGAVRRAECAAAWRAVGRVPDRHEWLGFPDGGLADVPFDDLVDAISAVLAEESPDVVGTFGPDGIFGHPDHIAVGAATDAAFHRLAGTRPGFRRLLHGAIPQSVFERWNAQRAALGLFVFDPSETYHMRGVPDETIGVTVDCRPVASRIVAGLREHRSQLHVMSDDPDDTRQWERRVSREWHVIAWPPHDGPALTDVFEGLS; encoded by the coding sequence ATGCCGACGTTCGCGTTCGTGGCCGCCCACCCCGACGACGACGCGTACGGCGCGGCCGGGACGGTCGCCCTGCACGCCGGCGACCCCGATTTCCGGTTCGTGCTGGTCCACGCGACGTCCGGCGAGGCCGGGGACATCCGCGAGGGCTTCCCGGCCACGCGCGAGACGCTGGGCGCGGTGCGGCGGGCGGAGTGCGCCGCGGCGTGGCGGGCGGTGGGCCGGGTGCCCGACCGGCACGAGTGGCTGGGCTTCCCCGACGGCGGGCTGGCGGACGTGCCGTTCGACGACCTGGTGGACGCCATCTCGGCGGTCCTGGCCGAGGAGTCACCCGACGTGGTCGGCACGTTCGGCCCGGACGGCATCTTCGGCCACCCCGACCACATCGCGGTCGGCGCGGCCACCGACGCGGCCTTCCACCGCCTGGCCGGCACCCGGCCGGGCTTCCGCCGCTTGCTGCACGGTGCCATCCCGCAGTCGGTGTTCGAGCGCTGGAACGCTCAGCGGGCGGCTCTGGGCCTGTTCGTGTTCGACCCTTCGGAGACCTACCACATGCGCGGGGTACCCGACGAGACGATCGGCGTGACGGTGGACTGCCGTCCGGTCGCCTCGCGGATCGTCGCCGGTCTGCGCGAACACCGCAGCCAACTGCACGTGATGTCCGACGACCCCGACGACACCCGCCAGTGGGAACGCCGCGTGAGCCGCGAGTGGCACGTCATCGCCTGGCCACCCCACGACGGACCCGCGCTGACCGACGTCTTCGAGGGCTTGTCCTGA
- the mshC gene encoding cysteine--1-D-myo-inosityl 2-amino-2-deoxy-alpha-D-glucopyranoside ligase — translation MQTWSSTPVPRLAGEPRPLRLHDTATGEVRPTAPGDTARLYVCGITPYDATHLGHAATYLTFDLVHRVWLDNGHDVHYVQNVTDIDDPLLERAQRDQDDWVVLGMRETALFREDMVALRVLPPRQYIGAVESIPEVVEAVAKLLADGAAYRVDDPQYPDVYFDHAATGRFGYESNYDLETMSRYFAERGGDPDRAGKRHPLDALLWRVARPGEPSWPSELGDGRPGWHIECSAIALNRLGTGFDVQGGGSDLIFPHHEFSAAHAEALTGQHPFARHYVHAGMIGLDGEKMSKSRGNLVFVSKLRAQRVDPGAIRLALFAGHYRSDRPWSDELLAAANARLDTWRRAAALASGPSAVDTVARLRDHLGNDLDTPSALAALDAWADSALTSGGSDASAPGLFRDAVDALLGVEL, via the coding sequence ATGCAGACCTGGTCATCCACCCCAGTCCCGCGCCTCGCGGGGGAGCCGCGCCCGCTGCGGCTGCACGACACGGCCACCGGAGAGGTCCGACCCACCGCCCCCGGTGACACCGCCAGGCTGTACGTCTGCGGCATCACGCCCTACGACGCGACCCACCTGGGCCACGCCGCGACCTACCTGACCTTCGACCTGGTGCACCGCGTGTGGCTGGACAACGGCCACGACGTGCACTACGTGCAGAACGTCACCGACATCGACGACCCGCTGCTGGAGCGGGCGCAGCGCGACCAGGACGACTGGGTGGTCCTGGGCATGCGCGAGACCGCCCTGTTCCGCGAGGACATGGTGGCGCTGCGGGTGCTGCCGCCCCGCCAGTACATCGGGGCCGTCGAGTCGATCCCCGAGGTCGTGGAGGCGGTGGCGAAGCTCCTCGCCGACGGCGCCGCCTACCGGGTGGACGACCCGCAGTACCCGGACGTGTACTTCGACCACGCGGCGACCGGCCGGTTCGGTTACGAGTCGAACTACGACCTGGAGACGATGTCGCGCTACTTCGCCGAGCGCGGCGGCGACCCGGACCGCGCCGGCAAGCGCCACCCGCTGGACGCCCTGCTGTGGCGAGTCGCCCGACCGGGTGAACCGTCGTGGCCGTCCGAGCTGGGCGACGGCCGTCCGGGCTGGCACATCGAGTGCAGCGCGATCGCCCTGAACCGCCTGGGCACGGGCTTCGACGTGCAGGGCGGCGGCTCCGACCTGATCTTCCCGCACCACGAGTTCAGCGCCGCGCACGCCGAGGCGCTGACCGGGCAGCACCCGTTCGCCCGGCACTACGTGCACGCGGGGATGATCGGCCTGGACGGCGAGAAGATGTCCAAGTCCCGGGGCAACCTGGTGTTCGTGTCGAAGCTGCGGGCGCAGCGCGTCGACCCGGGCGCGATCCGCCTCGCGCTGTTCGCCGGCCACTACCGCAGCGACCGGCCGTGGAGCGACGAACTGCTGGCGGCGGCCAACGCACGCCTGGACACCTGGCGTCGGGCGGCGGCGCTGGCGTCGGGTCCTTCGGCGGTCGACACCGTGGCCCGTCTCCGGGACCACCTGGGCAACGACCTCGACACGCCCTCGGCTCTGGCGGCCCTGGACGCGTGGGCGGACTCGGCGTTGACGTCGGGCGGTTCCGACGCGTCGGCTCCGGGCTTGTTCCGCGACGCCGTGGACGCGCTGCTGGGCGTCGAGCTGTAG
- a CDS encoding GbsR/MarR family transcriptional regulator has translation MTQVSERDEQAVLRFIERFAAAFAESGMPRMPARVFVALLASDEGTCTAAELADLLRVSPAAISGAVRYLTQVGLVSRERETGTRRDVYRVYDDVWYEAIFRRDQQLARWEGPLKEGVEVLGGDTAAGRRIEETLAFFQFFHRELPGMLERWRAYRDERFNS, from the coding sequence GTGACCCAGGTGAGTGAGCGGGACGAACAGGCGGTGCTGCGCTTCATCGAACGCTTCGCGGCGGCCTTCGCCGAGTCGGGCATGCCGAGGATGCCCGCGCGCGTGTTCGTCGCCCTGCTCGCCTCCGACGAGGGCACGTGCACGGCCGCCGAGCTGGCCGACCTGCTGCGCGTCTCCCCCGCCGCGATCTCCGGCGCCGTGCGCTACCTGACCCAGGTCGGCCTGGTCAGCCGCGAGCGCGAGACCGGCACCCGCCGGGACGTCTACCGGGTCTACGACGACGTCTGGTACGAGGCGATCTTCCGCCGCGACCAGCAGCTGGCCCGCTGGGAGGGACCGCTCAAGGAGGGCGTCGAGGTGCTCGGCGGCGACACGGCGGCCGGTCGGCGCATCGAGGAGACGCTCGCGTTCTTCCAGTTCTTCCACCGCGAGCTGCCCGGGATGCTCGAACGGTGGCGCGCCTACCGCGACGAGCGCTTTAACTCCTGA
- a CDS encoding ABC transporter permease, with translation MTGTLALLRLALRRDRLLLPVWVIGLVGITLSTASAMSELYGTQALRQQIGVTAGSNPAFLAMLGPIYDYTTIGGILAWRWGVFGALLIALMAMFLVTRHTRAEEETGRLELIGSTVTGRHAPLAAAVLLSALASLLIGVLVALGLIGLGEGAAGSFALGLGFTGAGWVFTGVGAVAAQLTESARTGNAIAGGVLGVAYLLRAVGDAAGDSGPQWLTWLSPLGWVELVKAFAGDRWWVLGLSVLLAVVLVGAAAVLVARRDLTAGLLPTRLGPARAPASLSSAFGLAWRLQRGMLLGWTLSLFVLGGVYGAVARAVEDMLKANPALEKVMSQLGGTGGIVDVYLASILGIIGLFSAIYVVQAVLRLRAEEADFRAEPVLATSVRRVSWVAGHVVFATLGVAVVLAAAGLGAGLVHGARVGDVGGQVARLVGSALAHVPAVWVVAGIALVLFGLFPKLTSMSWAFLVVFLVLGQLGPLLELDQWALDLSPFTHVPKVPGADLTATPLVWLTVVALAFVAVGIGGFRRRDIG, from the coding sequence ATGACCGGCACGCTCGCCCTGCTCCGGCTGGCGCTGCGGCGCGACCGGCTGCTGCTGCCGGTCTGGGTGATCGGCCTGGTCGGCATCACGCTGTCCACCGCCTCCGCCATGTCCGAGCTGTACGGCACGCAGGCGCTGCGGCAGCAGATCGGCGTGACGGCCGGCTCGAACCCGGCGTTCCTGGCCATGCTCGGCCCGATCTACGACTACACCACCATCGGCGGCATCCTGGCCTGGCGGTGGGGCGTGTTCGGCGCGCTGCTCATCGCGCTGATGGCGATGTTCCTGGTCACCCGGCACACCCGCGCCGAGGAGGAGACCGGTCGGCTGGAGCTGATCGGGTCCACGGTCACCGGGCGGCACGCGCCGCTGGCCGCCGCCGTGCTGCTGTCGGCGTTGGCGAGCCTGCTCATCGGCGTGCTGGTCGCGCTGGGCCTGATCGGGCTCGGTGAGGGCGCTGCGGGCTCGTTCGCCCTCGGCCTGGGGTTCACCGGCGCCGGGTGGGTGTTCACCGGGGTCGGCGCGGTCGCCGCGCAGCTCACCGAGAGCGCCCGCACCGGCAACGCCATCGCGGGTGGCGTGCTGGGCGTGGCCTACCTGCTGCGCGCGGTGGGCGACGCGGCCGGCGACTCCGGTCCGCAGTGGCTGACCTGGCTGTCGCCGCTGGGCTGGGTCGAGCTGGTGAAGGCGTTCGCGGGCGACCGGTGGTGGGTGCTGGGGCTGTCGGTCCTGCTCGCGGTGGTGCTGGTGGGCGCGGCGGCGGTGCTCGTGGCGCGGCGCGACCTGACCGCGGGCCTGCTGCCCACCCGCCTGGGACCGGCCCGCGCGCCGGCGTCGCTGAGCAGCGCGTTCGGGCTGGCGTGGCGGTTGCAGCGGGGGATGCTGCTGGGCTGGACGCTGAGCCTGTTCGTGCTGGGCGGGGTCTACGGGGCGGTCGCGCGGGCGGTCGAGGACATGCTCAAGGCCAACCCGGCGCTGGAGAAGGTGATGTCCCAGCTGGGCGGGACGGGCGGGATCGTCGACGTCTACCTCGCCTCGATCCTGGGCATCATCGGGTTGTTCAGCGCGATCTACGTGGTGCAGGCGGTCTTGCGGCTGCGTGCCGAGGAGGCGGACTTCCGCGCCGAGCCCGTGCTGGCGACGTCGGTGCGGCGGGTGTCCTGGGTGGCCGGTCACGTCGTGTTCGCGACGCTGGGCGTGGCCGTCGTGCTGGCCGCCGCCGGTCTGGGCGCGGGGCTCGTGCACGGCGCGCGGGTCGGTGACGTCGGCGGACAGGTCGCGCGGCTGGTCGGGTCGGCGTTGGCGCACGTCCCGGCGGTGTGGGTGGTCGCGGGCATCGCGCTCGTGCTGTTCGGGCTGTTCCCCAAGCTCACGTCGATGAGCTGGGCGTTCCTGGTGGTGTTCCTCGTGCTCGGCCAGCTCGGGCCGCTGCTGGAGCTGGACCAGTGGGCGTTGGACCTCTCGCCGTTCACGCATGTCCCGAAGGTGCCCGGCGCGGACCTCACGGCGACGCCGCTGGTGTGGCTGACGGTCGTGGCGCTGGCTTTCGTGGCTGTCGGGATCGGCGGGTTCCGGCGACGGGACATCGGCTGA
- a CDS encoding ABC transporter ATP-binding protein — translation MTAAISVSGLVKTFGPTRALDGLDLTVREGEVHGFLGPNGAGKSTTIRVLLGLLRADAGTATLLGGDPWRDAAALHRRLAYVPGDVSLWPNLTGGEVIDLLGRLRGGLNEKRRKVLLDRFELDPRKKGRTYSKGNRQKVALVAALASDVELLILDEPTSGLDPLVEAVFQEAVEEERGRRTVLLSSHILAEVEALCDRVSIIRNGRTVESGTLAELRHLTRTSVSAELAGPPNGLASLPGVHDLKVDGQRVRFEVDTDNLDGALKALVSSGVRTLTSQPPTLEELFLRHYEDELPKVSS, via the coding sequence ATGACAGCTGCGATATCCGTGTCGGGCCTGGTCAAGACCTTCGGCCCGACACGTGCACTGGACGGGTTGGACCTGACCGTCCGCGAGGGGGAGGTGCACGGCTTCCTCGGCCCCAACGGGGCGGGCAAGTCGACCACCATCCGGGTCCTGTTGGGACTGCTGCGCGCCGACGCCGGCACCGCCACCCTGCTGGGCGGCGACCCGTGGCGGGACGCGGCGGCCCTGCACCGCCGCCTGGCCTACGTGCCCGGCGACGTCAGCCTGTGGCCGAACCTGACCGGCGGCGAGGTCATCGACCTGCTGGGCCGGCTGCGCGGAGGCCTCAACGAGAAGCGCCGTAAGGTCCTGCTCGACCGGTTCGAGCTGGACCCGCGCAAGAAGGGCCGCACCTACTCCAAGGGCAACCGGCAGAAAGTGGCGCTGGTCGCGGCGCTGGCCTCGGACGTCGAACTGCTCATCCTCGACGAGCCGACCTCGGGCCTGGACCCGCTGGTGGAGGCGGTCTTCCAGGAGGCGGTGGAGGAGGAGCGCGGCCGACGGACCGTGCTGCTGTCCAGCCACATCCTGGCCGAGGTCGAGGCGCTGTGCGACCGGGTCAGCATCATCCGCAACGGCCGCACGGTCGAGTCCGGCACGCTGGCCGAGCTGCGGCACCTCACCCGCACCAGCGTGTCCGCCGAACTGGCCGGCCCGCCGAACGGCCTGGCGTCCCTGCCCGGGGTGCACGACCTCAAGGTCGACGGGCAGCGCGTCCGGTTCGAAGTGGACACCGACAACCTCGACGGGGCGTTGAAGGCCCTGGTGTCCTCGGGCGTGCGGACCCTGACCAGCCAGCCGCCGACGCTGGAGGAGCTGTTCCTGCGCCACTACGAGGACGAACTGCCGAAGGTGTCGTCATGA